A genomic window from Lycium barbarum isolate Lr01 chromosome 4, ASM1917538v2, whole genome shotgun sequence includes:
- the LOC132636668 gene encoding small ubiquitin-related modifier 2-like, with protein sequence MSGAATGEEDKKPTGDQSGHINLKVKGQDGNEVFFRIKRSTQLKKLMNAYCDRQSVDFNSIAFLFDGRRLRAEQTPDELEMEDGDEIDAMLHQTGGTAL encoded by the exons atgtcaGGAGCAGCAACAGGTGAGGAAGACAAGAAGCCCACAGGTGACCAATCTGGTCATATCAACCTCAAAGTCAAAGGGCag GATGGGAATGAAGTATTCTTtaggatcaaaaggagcactcaaCTGAAGAAGCTGATGAATGCTTATTGTGACCGACAGTCGGTGGACTTCAATTCAATTGCCTTCCTGTTTGATGGTCGCCGTCTTAGAGCAGAACAGACTCCAGATgag CTGGAGATGGAAGATGGTGATGAGATTGATGCAATGTTGCATCAGACCGGAGGCACAGCTCTTTGA